CGAAGAAGCCCTCACCGGCGTCCTCGCCTGGATGGAATCCGCCCCACCCAGCACCCAGACCTACCTCTGAGGTTTGACCGTCCCGACTAGGGTCGGGATATGACGGGTGTGTTGCTGGAGCTGGATCTGACCAGGGGTGTGTTGGAGATGCCGCCCGGGTCGCCGTTGGCTGCGTTCCGGGCGCGGCATCTGCCTACGCTGCGTGAGCTTGTGTCCGCGCTGCGGAAGGGTTCGCGGGACGACGCGGTCGTCGGGCTCGTGGCGCATCTCGGCGGGCAGGGGTTGTCGCTTGCGCAGGTGCAGGATCTGCGCGAGGCGGTGACGGAGTTCCGTACGTCGGGGAAACCCGCTGTCGCCTGGACCGAGTCGTTCGGCGAGGTGGGCGGCGGGACCGTGCCGTACTACCTGGCCACCGCGTTCGACGAGATCTGGGTGCAGCCGTCGGGTGAGCTCGGTATCACCGGCGTTTCCGTGCAGGCGACCTTCATCAGGGGAGCGCTGGACAAGGCCGGGGTGATCCCGCAGTTCGGCAAGCGGCGGGAGTACAAGACCGCCGTGGACACCTTCACCGAGAAGGAGATGACCGGCCCCGCCCGGGAGATGGCGTCGCGGCTGGCGGAATCGGCGTACGAGCAGATCGTCGAGGGCATCGCCGTACGGCGTGGGCTGGAGCCCGCTCGCGTCCGGGAGCTCGTGGACAGCGCGCCGCTGTCGGCCGAGGCGGGTCGTGAGGCCGGGCTGGTGGACCAGCTCGGGTACCGCTCGGACGTGTACGACGCCCTTCGCAAGGAGCACGAGTTCGAGCCGCTGCTGGCCGAGCGGTACGTACGGCGTGGGCCGCGGACCCTGCAGGATGTGCGCGACAACCTGCCCTGGCCGCAGAAGCCTGTCGTAGCGGTGGTCCGGATCAGCGGCGGCATCACTGTCGGCCGCAACTCCGGTGGTGGGCCGCTGGGTGGGCCCGGCTCTGGTTCGGACACCATCGGTGCGGCTCTGCGCGCTGTGGCCGAGGACGACAAGGTGAAAGCCGTCGTACTCCGGGTCGACAGCCCAGGCGGCTCGTACGTCGCCTCTGACGCCATCCGCCACGAGGTACTGCGGTTGCGCGCCACCGGGCGCCCAGTGATCGCCTCTATGGGCAGTGTGGCCGCATCAGGCGGGTACTTCGTAGCCATGCCGGCCGATGTCGTCGTAGCTCAACCAGGCACCATCACCGGCTCTATCGGCGTGCTCTCCGGCAAAGGAGTGGTCCGGGACGCGCTGGGCCGCATCGGCATCTCACAGCAAGCCGTGTCGGAGGGTGAGAACGCCCGGATGTACTCCGCCCAGGAGGAGTTCTCCCCTGAGCAGTGGGAACGCCTCGAGGAGACCCTGGACCGCATCTACGCCGACTTCGTCGCGAAGGCGGCGCAGGACCGCGGCTTGCCCGAGGCGGAGCTGGAGGCGTTGGCGCGTGGCCGGGTTTGGACCGGTGCGGATGCCCACGCCCACAAGCTCGTCGACGAGCTGGGCGGCTTCGAACACGCTCTCCGTCTCGCCTGCGCCCGAGCCGGGCTCGATCGCGACCACATCACCGTCGCCACGGCCCCGCACCGCTCACTCCTCGACCGCCTGCGTCCACCGACCACCACCGAAGACCTGGCCGCCACCGCCAAGTCCCCGTTCAGCACCGACGGCCTGACCGCAGCCGTCTACACCGCTCTCGGGCTACCGCCGAGCGGAGCCTTGACGATGCCGCTGACCTGGCGGATCAGCTAGCGGCCAGGAGTCAGGTCGCCCACGGGCGAGGAAACTGCGGACCGTCGAGCGGAGCGCCGGGAGACAGTTCCAGCGGGTCTGTGACGACGTGCGGGGTGCCGGAGTACGTCGTGTCGGCGTCCATGTAGATGTTGATGTGGGCGAAGCGGGCGGTGTCTGTGGTGTTGGGCAGGGCCATGTGACCGGTGTAGCCGGAGTGGAAGGTGCAGTCGCCGGCGTACAGGGGGACTGTCACCCGGGGTGAGTAGCGCAGTTCCGGGGCTCGGCTGAAGAGGTCCTCTTCGTCGGCGAGGTT
The window above is part of the Kribbella voronezhensis genome. Proteins encoded here:
- the sppA gene encoding signal peptide peptidase SppA, which gives rise to MTGVLLELDLTRGVLEMPPGSPLAAFRARHLPTLRELVSALRKGSRDDAVVGLVAHLGGQGLSLAQVQDLREAVTEFRTSGKPAVAWTESFGEVGGGTVPYYLATAFDEIWVQPSGELGITGVSVQATFIRGALDKAGVIPQFGKRREYKTAVDTFTEKEMTGPAREMASRLAESAYEQIVEGIAVRRGLEPARVRELVDSAPLSAEAGREAGLVDQLGYRSDVYDALRKEHEFEPLLAERYVRRGPRTLQDVRDNLPWPQKPVVAVVRISGGITVGRNSGGGPLGGPGSGSDTIGAALRAVAEDDKVKAVVLRVDSPGGSYVASDAIRHEVLRLRATGRPVIASMGSVAASGGYFVAMPADVVVAQPGTITGSIGVLSGKGVVRDALGRIGISQQAVSEGENARMYSAQEEFSPEQWERLEETLDRIYADFVAKAAQDRGLPEAELEALARGRVWTGADAHAHKLVDELGGFEHALRLACARAGLDRDHITVATAPHRSLLDRLRPPTTTEDLAATAKSPFSTDGLTAAVYTALGLPPSGALTMPLTWRIS